One genomic segment of Gadus morhua unplaced genomic scaffold, gadMor3.0, whole genome shotgun sequence includes these proteins:
- the LOC115539058 gene encoding transcription factor AP-2-epsilon-like: VCLLQGMEEASALGILDHSVIKKVPIPSKLNGSSLSALSLSKEGLGMGCVSNPAEVFCSVPGRLSLLSSTSKYKVTVGEVQRRLSPPECLNASLLGGVLRRAKSKNGGRCLRERLEKIGLNLPAGRRKAANVTLLTSLVEGEAVHLARDFGYVCETEFPARATAEFLVRRSDPDQLPTRRSMLLATKEICKEFMDLMSQDRSPLGGSRPTPCLEPTVQGSLTHFSLLTHGFGTPAICAALSAFQSYLLEAVKVLDKGEGGGKGHHGDKEVKHRK, encoded by the exons gtctgtctgttacagGGGATGGAGGAAGCGTCTGCCCTCGGCATCCTCGACCACTCTGTCATTAAAAAAG tcccCATCCCCTCCAAGCTGAACGGCTCCTCCCTCTCGGCGCTGTCCCTCTCCAAGGAGGGCCTGGGGATGGGCTGCGTGTCCAACCCGGCGGAGGTCTTCTGCTCGGTGCCCGGCCGGCTCTCCCtgctcagctccacctccaaGTACAAGGTGACGGTGGGCGAGGTGCAGCGCCGGCTCTCACCACCAGAGTGCCTCAACGCCTCCCTGCTGGGCGGAGTCCTGCGCAG GGCCAAGTCCAAGAACGGGGGCCGCTGTCTGCGCGAGCGTCTGGAGAAGATCGGCCTCAACCTGCCCGCAGGCCGACGCAAGGCGGCCAACGTCACACTGCTCACGTCCCTGGTGGAgg GCGAGGCGGTCCACCTGGCGAGGGACTTCGGCTACGTGTGTGAGACGGAGTTCCCTGCGCGGGCGACCGCAGAGTTCCTGGTGCGGCGCAGCGACCCCGACCAGCTGCCCACCCGCCGCAGCATGCTGCTGGCCACCaa ggagATCTGCAAGGAGTTCATGGACCTGATGTCCCAGGACCGGTCCCCACTGGGGGGCAGCCGGCCCACCCCCTGCCTGGAGCCCACCGTGCAGGGCAGCCTCACGCACTTCAGCCTGCTCACGCACGGCTTTGGCACGCCCGCCATCTGCGCCGCGCTCTCCGCCTTCCAGAGCTACCTGCTGGAGGCCGTCAAGGTGCTGGACAAGGGCGAGGGCGGGGGCAAGGGTCACCACGGCGACAAGGAGGTCAAGCACCGGAaatag